The following are from one region of the Ruficoccus sp. ZRK36 genome:
- the mtaB gene encoding tRNA (N(6)-L-threonylcarbamoyladenosine(37)-C(2))-methylthiotransferase MtaB has product MNPSSSQSPRPRASLHTLGCRLNQSETHALREKLTEAGYEIVPFGQEAELGIINTCTVTAQADSKCRQTIRNFVKRNPEAYTAVVGCYSQMGAKEVADISGVDLIVGNQDKLGVLDYIGDRTKNELPVIVREKIDKRDFTMNFAGERPFNQRANLKVQDGCDFVCSFCIIPFARGRARSRDLADLLREVDSQVSRGVRELVLTGVNIGTYANSGLDVLGLVDALDQVDGLDRIRISSIEPTTVPWQLFERMADPDHTLLPYLHLPLQSGSDRILKEMRRRYDRTEWADFVQRAAEAVPDIFVGTDVMVGFPGETEEDFQDTCQLLLDNPVAWAHVFTYSERDGTLAARRDDHVPMTERHRRSARLRALAERLRHRWHSEHLGREMRVLFEDPREGIAPGLTDNYVRVVVPMDNPLSVRNRLGRVRLQRVSADFVEGELVEVLG; this is encoded by the coding sequence ATGAATCCTTCCTCCAGTCAGAGCCCCCGGCCGCGTGCCAGCCTGCACACCCTGGGTTGTCGTCTCAACCAGAGTGAGACGCATGCGCTGCGTGAGAAACTGACTGAGGCCGGGTACGAGATCGTGCCCTTTGGGCAGGAGGCCGAGCTCGGCATCATCAACACCTGTACCGTGACCGCGCAGGCGGACTCGAAGTGCCGGCAGACGATCCGAAACTTCGTCAAGCGCAACCCGGAAGCCTACACGGCGGTGGTTGGCTGCTACTCGCAGATGGGTGCAAAAGAGGTAGCCGACATCTCCGGCGTGGACCTGATCGTGGGAAACCAGGACAAGCTCGGCGTACTCGATTACATCGGCGACCGCACGAAGAACGAGCTGCCCGTCATCGTCCGTGAAAAAATCGACAAGCGAGACTTCACGATGAATTTCGCCGGGGAGCGGCCCTTTAATCAGCGGGCCAATCTCAAAGTGCAGGACGGCTGTGACTTTGTCTGCTCGTTCTGCATTATTCCCTTTGCCCGTGGGCGGGCGCGCAGCCGTGATTTGGCAGACCTTTTACGCGAGGTGGACAGCCAGGTCTCCCGTGGGGTACGCGAGCTCGTGCTCACGGGGGTTAACATCGGCACCTATGCCAACAGCGGACTCGATGTCCTCGGCTTGGTGGATGCCCTTGATCAGGTGGACGGCCTGGACCGCATCCGCATCAGCAGTATCGAGCCGACGACTGTGCCCTGGCAGCTTTTTGAGCGGATGGCCGACCCGGATCATACGCTACTGCCCTACCTGCACCTGCCACTGCAGAGTGGATCGGACCGTATCTTGAAGGAGATGCGTCGCCGCTATGATCGGACCGAGTGGGCGGACTTTGTGCAACGTGCCGCCGAGGCCGTACCGGATATCTTTGTGGGTACCGATGTGATGGTGGGATTTCCCGGTGAGACGGAGGAAGATTTTCAGGATACCTGCCAGCTGTTGCTCGATAACCCGGTGGCATGGGCCCACGTCTTTACCTACTCTGAGCGCGACGGCACGCTGGCCGCCCGGCGCGATGACCATGTCCCGATGACAGAGCGCCACCGGCGCTCCGCCCGCTTGCGGGCGCTGGCTGAGCGGCTCCGCCACCGTTGGCACAGTGAGCATCTGGGGCGCGAGATGCGCGTGCTCTTTGAAGATCCGCGCGAGGGCATCGCCCCCGGCCTGACGGATAACTACGTGCGAGTCGTTGTCCCGATGGATAACCCTCTCTCCGTGCGTAACCGTCTCGGCCGTGTTCGCCTCCAGCGAGTGAGCGCGGACTTCGTCGAAGGCGAACTGGTAGAAGTCCTCGGCTGA
- a CDS encoding SDR family oxidoreductase: MSDSPSRIAIVTGASSGIGEATVRRFVSQGYGVIGNARSADKLAALEKELGPLFKGVAGSAAEKPVVDSLFTAAVETFGAEADIVVANAGTGLGGSVTQADLEKYETILKLNVAGALALMQEAALRMVKKQETDYPKSAADLVVIGSVVGKQISPFSAVYGSTKWAVHSLAEGLRREICGKGVRVTLVAPGIVVSGFQDAAGYNDETVNHFHKNFGPLLVGDDIAAAIEHVVALPPHIHISDLTVRPTRQDYP, translated from the coding sequence ATGTCAGACTCCCCTTCCCGCATCGCCATCGTGACTGGAGCCAGCTCCGGGATCGGTGAAGCCACCGTTCGCCGCTTCGTCTCCCAAGGCTACGGCGTCATCGGTAACGCCCGCAGCGCCGACAAGCTCGCCGCCCTCGAAAAGGAACTCGGCCCGCTCTTCAAGGGTGTCGCCGGTAGCGCCGCCGAGAAGCCCGTCGTCGACTCGCTCTTTACTGCCGCCGTGGAAACGTTCGGGGCTGAGGCCGATATTGTCGTGGCCAACGCCGGGACCGGCCTGGGTGGCTCTGTCACGCAAGCCGACCTCGAGAAGTACGAGACGATCCTCAAGCTCAATGTGGCCGGAGCCCTCGCGCTCATGCAGGAGGCCGCCCTGCGCATGGTGAAAAAGCAGGAGACCGATTACCCAAAGTCGGCTGCCGACCTCGTCGTCATCGGCTCGGTCGTGGGGAAACAGATTTCGCCCTTCAGTGCCGTCTATGGCTCGACCAAGTGGGCCGTCCACTCACTGGCCGAGGGGCTGCGCCGCGAAATCTGCGGCAAGGGCGTGCGCGTCACGCTGGTGGCTCCGGGCATCGTGGTGAGTGGCTTCCAGGACGCCGCCGGATACAACGACGAGACGGTCAACCACTTCCATAAAAACTTTGGTCCGCTGCTGGTCGGGGATGATATCGCCGCCGCCATCGAGCACGTCGTCGCCCTGCCCCCGCACATCCACATCAGCGACCTCACCGTCCGCCCCACCCGCCAGGACTATCCTTAA
- the pyk gene encoding pyruvate kinase yields MYFDYRHTKIIFTLGPATEEEDTLREMIVTGGVDVCRLNMAHANHEWTEKVITRVRKVCSEVDRHVAIMMDVKGPEIRTGDLPEPIELEAGETFDFLVTGDRSALESGIRGVTVNYPRLHQDVRVGDTLLVDSGLVRMEILEILEDRVRCKVIIPGPMGNRRHINLPGVKVNLPALTDKDKADIAVGVKHNIEFFALSFVREANDLDIMRRHLKANNSEARIIAKIEDQSAISNLDEIITASDALMVARGDLGIECPYEELPLIQRRAVKACIQKKKPVIIATHMLESMIEQPIPTRAEVTDIANAVFEKADCVMLSGETTTGKYPIECARVMNRIARQVERNRDAKDYENIPLNKPKAKMLRAAVHLAQDLNKAGIVVFTRSGYLPGILSALRPTRVPIFAFTDEELIFKQMLMMWGVEPFRIDFHEDSEETIKAAFAKLYSGRIEWASPGDWMVVVTNLLVGEHIIDSIQLRQVE; encoded by the coding sequence ATGTATTTCGACTACAGACACACCAAGATTATTTTCACACTCGGGCCCGCCACCGAGGAAGAAGACACCCTGCGCGAGATGATCGTGACCGGCGGCGTAGACGTCTGCCGCCTCAACATGGCCCACGCCAACCACGAGTGGACCGAGAAGGTCATCACGCGCGTGCGCAAGGTGTGCTCCGAAGTCGATCGGCATGTCGCCATCATGATGGACGTCAAGGGACCGGAAATCCGGACCGGAGACCTCCCCGAGCCGATTGAACTGGAAGCCGGCGAGACGTTTGATTTTCTCGTGACCGGTGACCGCTCCGCACTGGAGAGTGGCATCCGCGGCGTCACCGTGAACTACCCGCGCCTGCATCAGGATGTGCGCGTAGGTGACACCCTGCTCGTGGACAGCGGCCTGGTACGCATGGAGATCCTGGAAATCCTGGAAGACCGCGTCCGCTGCAAGGTCATCATCCCCGGCCCGATGGGCAACCGCCGCCACATTAACCTGCCGGGCGTGAAGGTGAACCTGCCCGCCCTGACCGATAAGGACAAGGCTGACATCGCCGTCGGCGTTAAACACAACATCGAATTTTTCGCGCTGTCCTTCGTCCGCGAGGCCAACGACCTCGACATCATGCGCCGCCACCTCAAGGCCAACAACTCAGAGGCGCGCATCATCGCCAAGATCGAGGACCAGTCCGCGATTTCCAATCTGGACGAGATCATCACCGCCTCCGATGCGCTCATGGTCGCGCGCGGAGACCTCGGCATCGAGTGCCCCTATGAGGAGCTGCCGCTGATCCAGCGCCGCGCCGTCAAAGCCTGTATCCAAAAGAAGAAGCCCGTCATCATCGCCACTCACATGCTGGAGAGTATGATCGAGCAGCCGATCCCAACGCGCGCCGAGGTGACGGACATCGCCAATGCTGTTTTTGAAAAAGCCGACTGCGTCATGCTCTCGGGCGAGACCACGACCGGCAAGTACCCGATCGAATGCGCTCGGGTCATGAACCGCATCGCCCGCCAGGTCGAGCGCAACCGCGACGCAAAGGACTACGAAAACATCCCGCTCAACAAGCCCAAGGCAAAGATGCTCCGGGCCGCTGTCCACCTCGCCCAGGACCTGAACAAGGCCGGGATCGTCGTCTTCACCCGCAGTGGCTACCTACCCGGCATCCTATCGGCCCTGCGGCCGACCCGCGTGCCGATCTTCGCTTTCACAGATGAGGAGTTGATCTTCAAGCAGATGCTCATGATGTGGGGCGTCGAGCCGTTCCGCATCGATTTCCACGAGGATTCCGAGGAGACGATCAAGGCCGCCTTTGCCAAGCTCTACTCCGGGCGCATCGAGTGGGCCAGCCCCGGCGACTGGATGGTCGTGGTGACAAACCTCCTCGTCGGAGAACACATCATCGACAGCATCCAGCTGCGCCAGGTCGAGTAG
- a CDS encoding Hpt domain-containing protein: MSEQYTSQEASFFNLDPSLPILDQEQVELLVEAADGDMDFLRDIVDTFNTEAVPKLKEIETCAATRDADELRKAIHFMAGSAANTGLLRLSELCRRIEAQVDEGVFEHFEVVPELVRFEHERAMTAVEQKLNEGQ; this comes from the coding sequence ATGTCGGAACAATACACGTCCCAGGAAGCATCTTTCTTCAACCTCGACCCATCCCTCCCCATCCTGGATCAGGAGCAGGTTGAGCTGTTGGTGGAGGCGGCCGACGGGGACATGGATTTCCTGCGTGATATCGTGGACACCTTTAATACCGAGGCTGTCCCCAAGCTGAAAGAAATAGAGACCTGCGCTGCGACACGGGATGCCGATGAGCTGCGCAAGGCCATCCACTTCATGGCTGGTAGCGCCGCAAATACCGGCCTGCTACGGCTCTCCGAGCTCTGCCGGCGCATCGAGGCCCAGGTCGACGAAGGCGTTTTCGAGCATTTTGAGGTCGTCCCCGAGCTGGTACGCTTCGAGCACGAGCGCGCCATGACTGCCGTTGAGCAAAAGCTTAACGAAGGCCAGTGA
- a CDS encoding SpoIIE family protein phosphatase: MADEPVKGDFRVLSARVELVETLREDFGLFLRDLGVDDKSLAFWQLILSEAVVNAIVHGCKSDSQLNVEVKWMSHGREVLLEIKDPGSGPPEKVIRNPELPEDPFQAHGRGVFLIENFADRLEHWKSSHGYCLRIFKNHEEIQGDEIDTVLEQALNELSVCYESLAAFYRLGDGLVRAESVSHFISQAIDDLKKVVGDARMTLYYSDSLQDALHEEISAQPFAHMWSRLEGRLAEVVESRDELVWEEPDEVEDDPILSAYACGICCPIQAGGKLYGVFCVVREQLPYFNAGEMNNVRTFSDLFGIALANADNTIVRSREQRAFQELEIAAEIQKTLLPLPTIECPPQWQIFATRRSARDVAGDYLEVQRSQNGDTYLAVVDVMGKGVSAAFLAAMFRTAFNIILHMDYTLLGLAQTLNRILCQQVGDMTLFATCAIARIPASLDRIELVNAGHCPVLLEDKAGNMRECHPSGPPFGLFSDALYQCDTFEISAGDRLMMITDGLYEWETQEDVWGWDAFLEFVREEAKSSPFEFWDKLQAKMQRECPDIEATRDDQTLLIWEYSPPENPLT; this comes from the coding sequence ATGGCCGACGAACCGGTAAAAGGTGATTTTCGCGTACTCAGCGCCCGGGTCGAGCTCGTCGAGACCCTCCGGGAAGACTTCGGGCTTTTCCTGCGTGATCTAGGCGTGGACGACAAGTCCCTGGCCTTCTGGCAACTCATACTGAGCGAGGCGGTCGTCAATGCCATCGTGCATGGCTGCAAGAGCGATTCGCAGCTCAACGTCGAGGTCAAGTGGATGAGCCATGGACGCGAGGTGCTCCTCGAAATCAAAGACCCCGGCTCGGGTCCACCGGAAAAAGTTATCCGTAACCCCGAACTGCCCGAGGACCCCTTTCAGGCGCATGGGCGCGGCGTCTTCCTGATCGAGAATTTCGCCGACCGCCTGGAGCACTGGAAAAGCTCGCATGGCTACTGCCTGCGCATCTTCAAAAACCACGAGGAAATCCAGGGCGACGAGATCGACACCGTGCTGGAGCAGGCGCTCAACGAGCTGTCGGTCTGCTATGAGAGCCTGGCTGCCTTTTACCGTCTGGGGGACGGGCTCGTCCGCGCCGAGAGCGTCAGCCACTTTATTTCACAGGCCATCGACGACCTGAAAAAAGTCGTCGGAGACGCCCGCATGACTCTCTACTACAGCGACTCTCTGCAAGACGCGCTCCACGAGGAAATATCCGCCCAGCCCTTTGCCCACATGTGGAGTCGGCTAGAGGGGAGACTGGCCGAGGTCGTCGAATCCCGCGACGAGCTGGTGTGGGAAGAACCCGATGAGGTCGAGGACGACCCGATCCTTTCCGCCTATGCCTGTGGCATCTGCTGCCCGATTCAAGCGGGAGGAAAACTCTACGGGGTCTTCTGCGTCGTGCGTGAGCAGTTGCCCTATTTCAACGCGGGTGAAATGAACAACGTGCGGACTTTTTCCGACCTCTTCGGCATCGCACTGGCCAATGCGGATAACACGATCGTGCGCTCGCGGGAGCAACGGGCCTTCCAGGAGCTGGAAATCGCCGCAGAAATCCAGAAAACTCTCCTCCCCCTGCCGACGATTGAGTGCCCGCCCCAGTGGCAGATCTTCGCCACCCGCCGCTCTGCGCGTGATGTGGCCGGTGACTATCTGGAGGTCCAGCGCAGCCAGAACGGAGACACCTACCTGGCCGTGGTCGATGTGATGGGTAAGGGCGTTTCGGCCGCGTTTCTGGCCGCGATGTTCCGCACGGCCTTCAACATCATCCTGCACATGGACTACACCCTGCTCGGGTTGGCCCAGACGCTCAACCGCATCCTGTGCCAGCAGGTCGGGGACATGACGCTGTTTGCCACCTGCGCGATCGCCCGCATCCCGGCCTCTCTGGACCGGATCGAGCTCGTTAACGCCGGGCACTGCCCGGTGCTTCTGGAGGATAAGGCCGGAAATATGCGCGAATGCCACCCATCTGGCCCACCTTTCGGACTTTTTTCTGACGCTCTTTACCAGTGCGACACTTTTGAGATCAGTGCCGGTGACAGGCTCATGATGATCACGGATGGCCTGTATGAATGGGAAACGCAAGAGGACGTTTGGGGTTGGGATGCCTTCCTCGAATTCGTCCGCGAGGAGGCAAAATCCTCTCCTTTTGAGTTTTGGGATAAACTTCAGGCTAAAATGCAGCGGGAATGTCCCGATATAGAAGCAACAAGAGACGACCAGACCCTACTCATCTGGGAATATTCCCCCCCTGAAAATCCCCTTACTTGA
- a CDS encoding MBL fold metallo-hydrolase, with the protein MCLQFRILGSSSSGNAALLTAAGCKILIDAGFSARKLGQMLEQCGESLAQVDAIFLTHEHSDHAAGIKGLRRHPHIKVFANRETMQAVQSRLTFRPNWQVFETGRSFSFCDLEVTAFSVPHDAYDPVGYLFEGGEDTLFSPRRSVAWATDLGYIPANVSEKIRHADLLVLEANHDTEMLEKDERRPWSLKQRIRGRHGHLSNDAALDLLSEVESPRWKHVCLAHLSRDCNDVGLVERHFSVLRERGRSFGLSVIDPVNGIGPAYDLATL; encoded by the coding sequence ATGTGCCTGCAATTCCGCATACTTGGCAGCAGCAGTTCGGGTAATGCCGCACTGCTCACTGCGGCAGGCTGCAAGATCCTCATCGACGCAGGATTTAGCGCCCGCAAGCTCGGCCAGATGCTGGAGCAATGCGGCGAAAGCCTCGCTCAGGTTGACGCGATCTTCCTCACGCACGAGCACAGCGACCACGCCGCCGGCATCAAGGGCCTGCGCCGCCATCCGCACATCAAGGTCTTTGCCAACCGCGAGACCATGCAGGCCGTCCAATCGCGCCTGACCTTCCGCCCCAACTGGCAGGTCTTCGAGACCGGGCGCAGCTTCTCATTCTGCGATCTGGAGGTGACGGCTTTCAGCGTCCCCCACGATGCCTATGACCCGGTGGGCTACCTCTTCGAGGGCGGCGAGGACACACTCTTTTCGCCCCGGCGCAGTGTCGCCTGGGCAACCGACCTGGGCTACATCCCGGCCAACGTGAGCGAAAAAATCCGCCACGCGGACCTGCTCGTGCTGGAGGCCAACCACGACACCGAGATGCTCGAAAAAGATGAGCGCCGCCCCTGGTCTCTCAAGCAACGCATCCGTGGCCGTCACGGCCACCTCTCGAATGACGCGGCCCTGGACCTCCTCAGCGAGGTCGAGTCCCCGCGCTGGAAACACGTCTGCCTCGCGCACCTGAGCCGCGACTGTAACGACGTGGGGCTGGTCGAGCGGCATTTCTCGGTCCTCCGGGAGCGTGGTCGCAGCTTTGGCCTGAGCGTAATCGATCCGGTAAACGGCATTGGACCTGCTTACGATTTGGCTACACTCTAA
- a CDS encoding response regulator — protein sequence MKTILIADDDPVMVKLLEFNLKRGGYRVEICREGLSVSAKAHEVSPALAIFDLMLPGRSGLELIKDFKDDDTLDGIPIIVVTGQGKGSTRHELLKAGANTVFTKPFSPTILINRISELLSS from the coding sequence ATGAAGACAATCCTGATAGCCGACGATGACCCCGTTATGGTCAAGTTGCTTGAGTTTAATCTCAAGCGCGGGGGCTACCGGGTGGAAATCTGCCGCGAGGGGCTGTCTGTATCTGCCAAGGCTCATGAGGTGAGCCCGGCCCTTGCGATTTTCGACCTGATGCTTCCCGGCCGGTCCGGTCTGGAGCTGATCAAGGACTTCAAGGACGACGACACTCTGGATGGCATCCCCATCATCGTCGTGACAGGACAAGGCAAGGGCAGCACACGCCATGAACTGCTCAAGGCTGGGGCCAACACCGTCTTTACCAAGCCCTTCAGCCCCACGATTCTCATCAATCGCATCAGCGAACTCTTAAGCAGTTAA
- the gdhA gene encoding NADP-specific glutamate dehydrogenase: MHSAIKRTLEVVERRNHSEPVFLQAVHEVLETLGPVVEEHPEIADLNLLERLCEPERQIIFRVVWKDDAGNVQVNRGFRTEFNSVLGPYKGGLRFHPTVNMGVIKFLGFEQIFKNSLTGLNIGGGKGGADFDPKGKSDDEVMRFCQAFMSELFRHIGHRRDVPAGDIGVGAREIGYLFGQYKKLTNSYELGVITGKGVSWGGSQGRTEATGFGAVYFAEEIMQAAGDSLEGKSCVISGSGNVALYALRKLNDLGATVVACSDSSGAIFDPKGIDFSALRLIKEVERERIEKYCEIHPSASFRPKAKVWDIPCDAAFPCATQNELEVDDARKLVQNGCKLVCEGANMPCTPEAIKVFHQAKIPFGPGKAANAGGVAVSALEMQQNAGLEHWPFDRVDEELRRIMRGIHTSCLHYADKYQASGNYVAGANIGGFLRVAEAMMCHGLI, from the coding sequence ATGCATTCAGCCATTAAACGCACCCTCGAAGTCGTCGAACGTCGCAACCACAGCGAGCCGGTCTTTCTCCAGGCCGTGCACGAGGTGCTCGAAACCCTCGGCCCCGTGGTCGAGGAGCACCCCGAGATCGCGGACCTGAACCTGCTGGAGCGCCTCTGCGAGCCGGAGCGCCAGATCATCTTCCGTGTAGTCTGGAAGGACGACGCCGGTAACGTGCAGGTCAACCGCGGCTTTCGCACGGAGTTCAACAGCGTGCTCGGTCCCTACAAGGGCGGCCTGCGCTTTCACCCCACCGTCAACATGGGCGTGATCAAGTTCCTCGGCTTTGAGCAGATCTTTAAAAACTCCCTCACCGGCCTGAACATCGGCGGCGGTAAGGGTGGGGCCGACTTTGACCCCAAGGGCAAGAGCGACGACGAGGTCATGCGCTTCTGCCAGGCCTTCATGAGCGAGCTGTTCCGGCACATCGGCCATCGCCGTGACGTGCCCGCCGGGGACATCGGCGTGGGCGCTCGCGAGATCGGCTACCTTTTCGGCCAGTATAAGAAACTGACCAACAGCTACGAGCTGGGTGTGATCACCGGTAAGGGCGTCTCCTGGGGCGGCTCGCAGGGGCGCACCGAGGCGACGGGCTTCGGGGCGGTGTACTTTGCCGAGGAAATTATGCAGGCCGCCGGGGACTCGCTCGAAGGCAAGTCCTGCGTCATCTCCGGCTCGGGTAACGTCGCCCTCTACGCCCTGCGCAAGCTGAACGATCTCGGCGCCACCGTCGTGGCCTGCTCGGACTCCTCCGGAGCTATCTTCGATCCGAAGGGGATCGACTTCAGTGCGCTGCGCCTGATCAAGGAGGTCGAGCGTGAGCGAATCGAGAAGTACTGCGAGATTCACCCCAGCGCGTCATTCCGGCCCAAGGCCAAAGTCTGGGACATCCCCTGCGATGCGGCTTTCCCGTGCGCGACCCAGAACGAGCTGGAGGTCGACGACGCCCGCAAGCTTGTGCAGAACGGGTGCAAGCTCGTCTGCGAGGGCGCGAATATGCCCTGCACGCCCGAAGCGATTAAAGTTTTTCATCAGGCGAAAATCCCCTTCGGCCCCGGTAAGGCCGCCAATGCTGGCGGTGTCGCCGTTTCCGCTCTGGAGATGCAGCAAAACGCCGGACTGGAGCACTGGCCCTTTGACCGGGTGGACGAGGAACTGCGCAGAATCATGCGCGGCATCCACACCTCCTGCCTGCACTACGCCGACAAATATCAGGCTTCGGGCAACTACGTCGCCGGGGCCAATATCGGTGGCTTCCTGCGTGTGGCCGAGGCCATGATGTGCCACGGGCTGATTTAA
- a CDS encoding STAS domain-containing protein, whose protein sequence is MADYSFKLTEGGTQLLITIGASKFDASCVSEFKQQLNDTWQDTIINVDIDFAQVDFIDSSGIGALLGVQKKLRGDGQPIRVLNAKPNVVSVIELLRLHRVFSITE, encoded by the coding sequence ATGGCTGATTATTCGTTCAAACTGACAGAGGGCGGCACGCAGCTGCTCATCACCATCGGCGCGAGCAAGTTCGACGCCTCCTGCGTCAGTGAATTCAAGCAGCAGCTGAACGATACCTGGCAGGATACGATCATCAATGTAGATATCGACTTTGCCCAAGTGGACTTTATAGACAGTTCCGGTATTGGTGCTCTGCTGGGCGTGCAGAAAAAGCTGCGCGGTGATGGCCAGCCCATCCGCGTGCTCAATGCCAAGCCCAATGTCGTCAGCGTGATCGAGCTGCTCCGGCTGCATCGCGTTTTCTCCATCACCGAGTAG